In Mycoplasmopsis meleagridis, the genomic stretch TAAAGAGATAAAGTTTTTTTTCTAATTCATTTTTAATTGTTTTATTTTCAACAGAAAGAGGATTAAAAAGAGTAACTAAAGAATTAGAATAGCGATTTAAAAAACTTTTTTCATCATTTAATTCTTTTGCAATTTCTTTAATAATTTGTTCTTTTAGAACAACTAAATCTAAATTAGGATCTAGTTTAGTAATTAAATTTTTAAACAATTTTTTTGCATAATTAGAAAAATTATTGTCTTTTAAAACTTCTTCAATATAAGTTCAATAAATATCCCCAACTAAGTTATCGCTTGAAGAAAAAGTGTATTTATCTTCTGGAAATGTTACTGTAAATTTATCTGCATTTTCTCTTGCATAAATTATTTTAGTATTAATTAAATCTTTTCTTTTAGCATTATTTTTTAATAAAGAAGGTATTAGATATTCTTTAATAATTTGATTATTATCAACAACATTAAATTTTTCTAAATCGGCTTTTTTAAGGGCATAATTGTACAAATATGAATCATTGGCTTGATAATATAAATAATTATTCAAATAATTAGAATTTTTGTTGTTAAATAAATTTTGATTTTCTAAATTAAAAACGTCGATTAATTGATATGGAATGGATAATCAAGAATAAATTGATAAGACAATATTAGAATTGTTAGCTAAATTGTTAGCTAAGTTTAAATATTCATTTTGTTTTAAGCTAAAAGTATTATTAGAATAACCATTAGGAACAATATAAAAATTATCTTTGTTATTATTCAAATAAAATGTCTCAACATTAGCAATATTTTCCGCTAAATTCCCTTGGTAAGGCAAATTTAAATAATAAGCAAAATTATTTGCTTTACTTGTTGAATTATTATTTATAAAAATACCGCCAACAATTAGAGGAATACTAACTATAAAAGGCAAAGTCATAGCAATTTTAGTATTTAATTTATAAGCCAGTAAGGAACTTATCGTACCAAAGAAATTAAAGGCTAAAATGAAGCCAAAAAAACTAATTATTAAATAAATTAATAAATAGTTAAATACTTTTAATATTAATCCTAAAATCAAATTTTCAGTTAACATAATTAGCCCATAAAAAAGACTGATTGATAAAAGAAATAAGCTCTTGGCTAAATATATATTTTTTCTACTTATTGGCTTACTTAAAACTACAATTTCTTGGCCTTCTTCTTCTAATTCTCTAAAAATATTAATGTAAATTAAAGCACTATAAAAAATAGTAAAAATTATTTGAATAAAAGCAACAATAAAAATAATTAAATTACTAGCTAAATTTAAATTAATAGTTCCTAAAATAACAGTTATTAATAAATTTAAAGATGCAAAAACAATTAATAAAATCCAAGAAATTCTTTTAGCTAAAATGTTGATTAATAAAAAATAAAAGTAGTTAAGTAATTGTTTTTTCACGCTTCCTTTCTAGAAATAAAAAACAATTAATCGACAAAATATCCCTTATAGTCATGAATATTATACAAACATGCTTTTAGAAAAAAATAAAAAACTAGTCGCAACTAGTTTTATTCTTTAGCATTTGTAATAGAGCGCATTACATCTTTAATTTGTTTTTCAGAAGCTTTTCTTCCCATTTGTAAAAACATTGCTCTAATCATTTTTTCAGTAATAGGAGGATTTTCTTTAATTTGTTTTTCAAACATTTTTCTTGAAACTACAAAAGCAACTAGTGCTCCTACAATGGCACAAACAATTGCAATTGCAATAACTATTCCAATTCAGCCACCTAATGTTACTCCACCAGCTGTATCCATTTTTCTCCTTTTGCTAGTTATATTTAATTATTTTAGCATAAAGATCACTATTTAATTCTTTAAGAAACTCTACTAATAAATCATGAGCAGCTAATAAATCATTTATATCACACATGCCTATTGGTGAGTGCAAATATCTTTGTGCAAGAGAAATAGTAATTGTGGCTGCTCCACCTTTACTATATTGTAATTGTGAAGCATCTGTTCCTCCACCCATAGAAATGAATTTATAGTGTTTAATATTATTTTTTAAGGCTATTTCACATAAAAATTTAGTCAATTTAGGATCGGCCATCATTGCTCCATCCATAATTCTTAAAGCCGCTCCTTTTCCTAATTTAGTAGTTCCTGTTATTGTTAAAGGAGTATCATGAGTCGAAGTAGTATCTAAAGCAATAGCGATTTGTGGATTTATTAAAGAAACAGCTGATTTAGCTCCTCTTGTACCTACTTCTTCTTGTACAGTTCCTACTAAGTATAAATCTATGTCTAAATCTAAATTTTCAATA encodes the following:
- a CDS encoding ABC transporter permease, which produces MKKQLLNYFYFLLINILAKRISWILLIVFASLNLLITVILGTINLNLASNLIIFIVAFIQIIFTIFYSALIYINIFRELEEEGQEIVVLSKPISRKNIYLAKSLFLLSISLFYGLIMLTENLILGLILKVFNYLLIYLIISFFGFILAFNFFGTISSLLAYKLNTKIAMTLPFIVSIPLIVGGIFINNNSTSKANNFAYYLNLPYQGNLAENIANVETFYLNNNKDNFYIVPNGYSNNTFSLKQNEYLNLANNLANNSNIVLSIYSWLSIPYQLIDVFNLENQNLFNNKNSNYLNNYLYYQANDSYLYNYALKKADLEKFNVVDNNQIIKEYLIPSLLKNNAKRKDLINTKIIYARENADKFTVTFPEDKYTFSSSDNLVGDIYWTYIEEVLKDNNFSNYAKKLFKNLITKLDPNLDLVVLKEQIIKEIAKELNDEKSFLNRYSNSLVTLFNPLSVENKTIKNELEKKLYLFTALIYYVYFNLNDQNITKALLANEDDKMYFSPSQFKINLGGFNYFIGGYSSYTPIQEVQGEGENKKVIIRYNLEENNNYLFTPVKDVYELARENQVISKEGYFIIWTVLIFTLITINTFLYKKRDYK
- a CDS encoding YneF family protein; translated protein: MDTAGGVTLGGWIGIVIAIAIVCAIVGALVAFVVSRKMFEKQIKENPPITEKMIRAMFLQMGRKASEKQIKDVMRSITNAKE